One segment of Rhodospirillales bacterium DNA contains the following:
- a CDS encoding ATP-binding cassette domain-containing protein: MSPQSETAPLPGQVPAIELAAATFGYGGVPVLEELDWRVERGEHWLVIGPSGAGKSTLLHLLAGFLSPVSGTAKVLGMDLATLATPARDRFRGGNMAIVFQRQHLVQALNVTQNLGLARRLAGLDPGPEIVHSTLRRLGVDAFARTRPAELSVGEAQRVALARALVVEPKILLADEPTASLDDRNAETVADLLAQEAERLGSTLVMTTHDARVRERFAQRLVLGDGGSS, encoded by the coding sequence GTGTCCCCCCAATCCGAGACTGCACCCCTGCCGGGGCAGGTTCCGGCGATCGAGTTGGCTGCCGCGACATTCGGTTACGGCGGTGTTCCGGTTCTGGAAGAGCTGGACTGGCGGGTCGAACGCGGCGAACATTGGCTCGTCATTGGTCCCAGCGGCGCCGGTAAGTCCACGCTCCTGCATCTGTTGGCCGGTTTCTTGTCCCCTGTCTCGGGGACCGCAAAGGTCCTGGGCATGGACCTGGCGACCCTGGCTACCCCCGCGCGGGACCGCTTCCGGGGCGGGAACATGGCGATCGTCTTTCAACGACAGCATCTGGTTCAGGCGCTCAACGTGACGCAGAACCTAGGCCTGGCCCGGCGGTTGGCGGGATTGGACCCGGGGCCGGAGATCGTGCACAGTACGCTCCGCCGGCTCGGCGTCGATGCGTTCGCCCGGACCCGGCCGGCGGAACTGAGCGTCGGGGAAGCACAGCGCGTGGCGCTGGCTCGGGCGCTGGTCGTGGAGCCGAAGATCTTGCTGGCGGACGAACCGACCGCGAGCTTGGATGATCGGAACGCGGAGACCGTTGCGGATCTCCTAGCGCAGGAGGCGGAACGCCTCGGCTCAACTCTCGTGATGACCACCCACGACGCCCGCGTGCGCGAAAGGTTTGCGCAACGCTTGGTCCTCGGCGATGGGGGGAGTTCGTGA
- a CDS encoding aldo/keto reductase: protein MIQTRRFGRTGHLSTVTIFGAAALKNVTQARADRALELLLEHGVNHIDTAPRYGDAECRIGPWMREHRNRFFLATKTGQRTHSAARDEIRRSLERLRVDSVDLLQLHSLGHPDECETAMGPQGALEAVVEAREEGLTRFIGVTGHGWTIAAMHYRSLQRFDFDSVLLPWNFVMYENARYRKDFETLCKLCEQRDIAVQTIKSIARGPWAVTDPIRNTWYQPFEDPQDIHQAVHWVLGKPQIFLNTVGDLDLLPVVLDAASQFVEAPDDPAVRAMINTRRATSLFGIAN from the coding sequence ATGATTCAAACGCGTCGTTTCGGCCGTACAGGCCACCTGAGCACCGTCACAATATTTGGGGCGGCCGCGCTCAAGAATGTGACCCAGGCCCGCGCCGACCGCGCACTTGAATTGCTGCTGGAACACGGCGTCAACCACATCGACACGGCACCTCGCTACGGCGACGCGGAATGTCGGATCGGCCCCTGGATGCGAGAGCACCGTAATCGGTTCTTTCTGGCCACCAAGACCGGCCAGCGCACGCATTCGGCTGCGCGGGACGAAATTCGGCGCTCCCTAGAACGTCTCCGAGTGGACTCCGTTGACTTGCTGCAACTTCACTCGTTGGGTCATCCGGACGAGTGTGAGACCGCAATGGGTCCTCAAGGCGCCCTGGAGGCAGTGGTCGAGGCCCGTGAGGAAGGTCTGACGCGCTTCATTGGCGTCACCGGTCATGGCTGGACGATTGCGGCGATGCACTACCGAAGTCTTCAGCGCTTCGACTTCGATTCGGTCCTGCTGCCGTGGAATTTCGTGATGTACGAAAACGCGCGTTACCGCAAGGACTTCGAAACTCTTTGCAAGCTCTGCGAACAACGGGACATCGCCGTGCAAACCATCAAGTCGATCGCGCGCGGCCCCTGGGCGGTTACGGATCCCATACGGAACACGTGGTACCAGCCCTTCGAAGATCCACAAGACATTCATCAAGCTGTGCACTGGGTGCTGGGCAAACCGCAGATCTTCCTGAACACGGTTGGCGACTTGGATCTGCTGCCGGTTGTTCTCGATGCCGCGAGCCAATTCGTTGAGGCTCCCGATGACCCTGCCGTCCGAGCAATGATCAATACGAGGCGTGCTACATCGCTGTTTGGAATTGCCAACTGA
- a CDS encoding type II toxin-antitoxin system VapC family toxin, translated as MRAIDTNVVVRYLTGDDPDQSARARAAVNGGAVFASTTVLLESEWVLRSVYGFAPEEVASALRAFAGLPGVAVENPGRIAAALDRAEAGMDFADALHLGAAARCDAMLTFDHRFIEQAQGGSVQMLEP; from the coding sequence ATGCGGGCGATTGATACCAATGTCGTGGTCCGGTACCTCACCGGCGACGATCCGGACCAGTCCGCGAGGGCGCGGGCCGCGGTCAACGGCGGGGCGGTGTTTGCGAGCACGACGGTCCTGCTGGAAAGCGAATGGGTCTTGCGGAGCGTCTACGGCTTTGCTCCCGAAGAAGTCGCGTCGGCACTCCGGGCCTTCGCAGGGCTGCCGGGCGTTGCGGTCGAGAATCCGGGCCGGATTGCCGCAGCCCTTGACCGCGCGGAAGCCGGCATGGACTTTGCCGATGCACTGCATCTTGGTGCCGCCGCGCGATGCGACGCCATGCTCACATTCGATCACCGCTTTATCGAGCAGGCCCAGGGGGGCTCGGTACAAATGCTCGAGCCCTGA
- a CDS encoding ABC transporter permease: MSAWGLAWAWIRFRPLGAALNVALLGLGTATIALLMIAVQQFEQRLTADADAVDMVVGAKGSPMQLVLSTVFHVDAPVGNVPAEEVQFLEQHSMVKQVIPMALGDGFRGFRIVGTDTSYLDLYGAELAEGRLWDAPLEAVFGAVSAAQTGLGLGDRFVGEHGLSEAGGPTHDDFPYDVVGVLAPTGSVVDRLVFTSAATVQIVHEMDPYHDHDHDDHADDAHHDDHADDDDHADDAHHDDHADDAHHDDHADDDDHADDAHHDDHADDDDHADHADDSVLRAPEITAFLVEFSTPMAAVALPREINQSTVMQAARPAYEIQRLLRLIGFGADVVRAFAVILVIGAVLGLFTALFQAHEERRADLAVMRVLGATQRRLFWQIVAESLILTVAGIALGLALAHGLAWGASLWLWEYSQILVSFAWADGEIVLVLTVLGLGVLAALPSAIRAAGIDIPRVLSGG, from the coding sequence GTGAGCGCCTGGGGCCTGGCATGGGCCTGGATTCGGTTCCGGCCGCTGGGTGCCGCGCTGAACGTCGCGCTGCTCGGCCTGGGGACTGCGACCATTGCCTTGCTGATGATAGCGGTCCAGCAGTTCGAGCAGCGGCTCACCGCGGACGCCGACGCCGTCGACATGGTGGTCGGCGCGAAGGGCAGCCCAATGCAGCTGGTGCTCTCGACGGTGTTCCATGTCGACGCGCCGGTCGGCAACGTCCCCGCGGAAGAGGTCCAGTTTCTCGAGCAGCACTCGATGGTCAAGCAAGTCATCCCGATGGCGCTGGGGGACGGGTTCCGGGGATTCCGGATTGTTGGGACGGATACGAGCTACCTTGATCTGTACGGCGCGGAGTTGGCCGAGGGCCGGCTGTGGGACGCGCCGCTGGAAGCGGTTTTTGGGGCAGTTTCGGCCGCGCAGACCGGCTTGGGGCTGGGTGACCGTTTCGTCGGGGAACACGGGCTTAGCGAGGCTGGCGGGCCGACCCACGACGACTTTCCCTATGACGTGGTGGGCGTGCTGGCTCCTACCGGAAGCGTAGTGGACCGTCTCGTGTTTACGTCGGCGGCAACGGTTCAGATCGTGCACGAGATGGATCCCTATCACGACCACGATCATGATGATCACGCCGACGACGCGCATCACGACGATCATGCGGACGACGACGATCACGCCGACGACGCGCATCACGATGACCACGCCGACGACGCGCATCACGACGATCATGCGGACGACGACGATCACGCCGACGACGCGCATCACGACGATCATGCGGACGACGACGATCACGCCGACCATGCGGACGATTCGGTACTCCGGGCACCCGAGATCACGGCGTTCCTGGTCGAGTTTTCCACGCCGATGGCGGCGGTGGCGCTGCCTCGAGAGATCAACCAGTCCACGGTGATGCAAGCGGCGCGCCCGGCATACGAAATTCAGCGACTGTTGCGGTTGATCGGGTTTGGTGCCGACGTTGTGCGTGCGTTCGCGGTGATTCTGGTAATTGGGGCGGTGCTCGGCCTTTTTACCGCCCTCTTCCAGGCCCACGAAGAGCGGCGTGCAGACCTCGCGGTCATGCGGGTATTGGGGGCCACGCAACGCCGGCTGTTCTGGCAGATCGTGGCCGAGAGTCTTATATTGACCGTTGCCGGTATAGCACTGGGGCTGGCGCTCGCCCACGGTCTGGCTTGGGGTGCAAGCCTGTGGTTGTGGGAGTACAGCCAGATCCTGGTGTCGTTCGCTTGGGCCGACGGGGAAATCGTACTGGTTCTGACAGTGCTCGGGCTCGGCGTCCTGGCAGCGCTTCCGTCTGCCATTCGGGCCGCCGGAATCGATATTCCTCGTGTGTTGTCCGGCGGCTAA
- a CDS encoding glycosyltransferase encodes MTIADRSFPFDGNTPCEIALPPGQKGVVELAEALAQAGHTVRVFNQCEMSTVVRDVSWVPLEEAAAASTDLCIAHQDPELLDLVPDIKTRVLWLTGSGKPLVKPERFAAAARHRPTLVYQGDAHLKTIPDALLAFEGARIRNGVGEAFLNAEEPRPAVSPRAVVTTHPLLGLEWLIGLWRRRIHGRLPWAELHVFSSALHGASEGRSPAPAYERIHAIVTAAEKSGVHVHKPLPDAEMVEFLRAARVHLYPSHETDVSAMTLAESQAVGLPAIARPFGAAGERILDGKTGFLAKDDNAFAEYAIRLLDDQATHARMSEHARERGGQSWSSVAEAFEALTR; translated from the coding sequence GTGACCATTGCCGACCGTTCCTTTCCCTTTGACGGGAACACGCCCTGCGAGATCGCCCTGCCTCCCGGCCAGAAAGGCGTGGTCGAGCTGGCAGAGGCCTTGGCGCAGGCAGGCCACACGGTCCGGGTCTTCAACCAGTGCGAGATGTCGACGGTGGTGCGCGACGTGAGCTGGGTCCCCTTGGAAGAGGCAGCCGCGGCCAGCACCGATCTCTGTATCGCGCATCAGGATCCTGAGCTCCTTGACCTGGTGCCCGACATCAAGACCCGGGTCCTGTGGCTGACCGGCTCGGGAAAGCCACTGGTCAAGCCGGAGCGGTTTGCCGCGGCGGCTCGGCACCGACCGACGCTCGTCTACCAGGGTGATGCGCATCTCAAGACCATTCCTGACGCACTCCTCGCGTTCGAGGGGGCCCGCATCCGGAACGGGGTGGGCGAGGCATTCCTGAATGCGGAGGAGCCCCGTCCGGCCGTGTCGCCGAGGGCGGTCGTGACGACGCACCCGTTACTCGGACTCGAGTGGCTCATCGGCCTCTGGCGCAGGCGCATTCACGGCCGCCTGCCCTGGGCTGAGCTCCATGTGTTCTCGAGCGCGCTGCACGGCGCGTCAGAGGGCCGGTCTCCAGCGCCTGCCTACGAGCGGATCCACGCCATCGTCACGGCGGCAGAGAAGTCCGGCGTGCATGTCCACAAACCATTGCCGGATGCGGAAATGGTCGAGTTCCTGAGGGCTGCCCGGGTGCATCTCTACCCGTCCCATGAGACCGACGTCTCGGCGATGACGCTGGCCGAGAGCCAGGCGGTCGGATTGCCGGCGATTGCGCGCCCCTTTGGCGCGGCCGGTGAACGCATCCTTGACGGCAAGACCGGGTTCCTGGCGAAGGATGACAATGCGTTTGCCGAGTACGCCATTCGGCTGCTCGATGACCAGGCGACCCACGCCCGCATGAGTGAGCATGCCCGTGAGCGCGGCGGGCAGTCGTGGAGTTCGGTGGCGGAGGCGTTCGAAGCACTGACCCGCTGA
- a CDS encoding SDR family oxidoreductase, with protein MAWTVDLSGKVALVTGGATGIGYAIGSAFLEAGAAVVATARSDTSLAACNPETESGTMQLLKLDVTNDISIDAALEQIGRLDILVNNAGMVKRALEFQSENFADVINTNLMGVQRMAQHCLPKLALTRGCIVNVASMWSYFGSRTAPGYTASKTGLVGLTRSLAHAWAEHGIRVNAIAPGWIATKMTQALREDQEQYEGIRSRIPMGEWGRPEDVAGTAVFLCSPAASYVTGALIPVDGGYSAA; from the coding sequence ATGGCCTGGACCGTGGACCTTTCGGGCAAGGTGGCACTCGTCACGGGCGGCGCCACCGGCATCGGCTATGCGATCGGAAGCGCCTTCCTCGAGGCCGGTGCCGCCGTGGTGGCGACGGCCCGGAGCGATACCTCCCTGGCGGCGTGCAACCCGGAAACTGAGTCCGGCACGATGCAGCTGCTGAAGCTCGATGTGACGAATGATATTTCGATCGACGCCGCACTCGAGCAGATCGGCCGGCTCGACATCCTCGTGAACAACGCTGGCATGGTGAAGCGCGCGCTTGAGTTCCAGAGCGAGAACTTCGCCGACGTGATCAACACCAACCTGATGGGCGTGCAGCGCATGGCCCAGCACTGCCTGCCCAAGCTGGCCTTGACGCGGGGGTGTATCGTCAACGTTGCGTCCATGTGGTCGTATTTCGGTTCGCGCACGGCGCCGGGCTACACCGCTTCGAAGACGGGTCTGGTCGGGCTGACACGTTCGCTGGCGCACGCCTGGGCCGAGCACGGCATCCGCGTGAACGCCATCGCGCCGGGCTGGATCGCTACGAAGATGACGCAGGCGCTCCGGGAGGACCAGGAGCAGTATGAGGGGATCCGGTCGCGGATTCCGATGGGGGAGTGGGGCCGGCCGGAGGACGTCGCGGGCACCGCCGTGTTCCTGTGTTCACCGGCGGCGTCCTACGTGACCGGGGCCCTGATTCCGGTCGACGGCGGCTACTCCGCCGCCTGA
- a CDS encoding folate-binding protein, whose product MADNHAPLRHWCLLPDRVITRVEGPDAREFLQNVVTNDLDRLEGDRALYAALLTPQGMYLHDFLLTEAGGAILLDSERERQPDLARKLALYRLRSKATIEVDAGLAVGVGFGMHAAQAAELDGTRGQARNLADGIVFTDPRSDELGVRVHLPETRLAEFFGAAGFAEGSRDDYDRHRLSAGIPDGSRDLVIGRSYLLESNFDLLDGVSFSKGCYIGQENTARQRYRGTVRRRLARVAITSGPVPAAGTPIRLGNRDVGTMRSSQGNDGLAHVRLALVAEAAAAGEELDCGDAKLKIRTPIPEAPTAN is encoded by the coding sequence ATGGCCGACAACCACGCCCCTCTGCGTCACTGGTGCCTGCTTCCAGACCGGGTCATCACCCGGGTCGAAGGCCCGGACGCGCGCGAGTTTCTCCAGAACGTCGTCACCAACGACCTCGACCGGCTCGAAGGTGACCGCGCCCTCTACGCCGCGTTGCTGACCCCCCAGGGCATGTACCTCCACGACTTCCTGCTGACCGAAGCGGGCGGCGCCATCCTCCTGGACAGCGAGCGCGAGCGTCAGCCGGATCTCGCCCGCAAGCTCGCCCTGTACCGGCTCCGCAGCAAGGCCACCATCGAGGTCGATGCGGGGCTCGCCGTCGGCGTCGGCTTTGGCATGCACGCGGCGCAGGCGGCGGAACTCGATGGAACGCGCGGCCAGGCGCGGAACCTTGCCGACGGCATCGTGTTCACGGATCCCCGCTCGGACGAACTGGGGGTCCGCGTTCATCTTCCGGAAACGCGCCTCGCTGAGTTCTTCGGGGCGGCTGGCTTTGCGGAGGGCAGCCGCGACGACTACGACCGACACCGCCTCTCCGCCGGCATTCCCGACGGCAGCCGGGACCTCGTCATCGGACGGAGCTACCTCCTCGAGAGCAACTTCGACCTGCTGGACGGCGTCTCGTTCTCCAAGGGCTGCTACATCGGGCAGGAGAACACGGCCCGTCAGCGATACCGGGGGACCGTGCGCCGGCGACTGGCGCGCGTCGCGATCACCTCCGGACCCGTGCCGGCCGCAGGAACGCCGATCCGCCTCGGCAACCGGGACGTGGGCACGATGCGCTCGAGTCAGGGCAACGACGGCCTGGCGCACGTCCGGCTCGCGCTCGTCGCCGAGGCGGCAGCGGCAGGTGAGGAACTCGACTGCGGCGACGCGAAGCTCAAGATCCGGACGCCGATCCCCGAAGCGCCGACGGCCAACTGA
- a CDS encoding YbfB/YjiJ family MFS transporter: MRSSGSSRAPLPKLRTILGSQTPLHPAALALAGLLSLAVAVGIGRFAYTPILPYMTAGLALGKSEVGLIASANYAGYLLGALAAALRGLPGNPRGWLLGALAASGLSTCAMALTTDLMVFLLLRFLGGAAGALVMVFASSLLMDRLAAAGRDGWADLIYAGVGTGIAISSLAVPASASGIEDWQSPWLFCGALSIALSVPVAVLLRAPLTPASVSVGSRVGQGEQGIRSLIVAYGLSGFGYVITATFVSDMMRIDPVLRPAEDLVWLCVGLAAAPSVVFWGWIGRRWSIPGAFAAACLVAAGGVAMSVLVDGVWPVLLAAGLLGGTFVGLTALGLVSVRRMSVGNPRRNLALMTAAFGLGQMVGPTFAGVLYDSLGSYQVPSLLAAFALVAAAVLEGGLPRRQGTE, translated from the coding sequence ATGAGGTCAAGCGGCTCGAGTAGGGCTCCGCTACCGAAGCTCCGCACGATTTTAGGTTCACAGACCCCATTGCACCCGGCTGCCCTGGCGTTGGCTGGTCTCCTGTCGCTGGCGGTGGCAGTCGGTATTGGGCGTTTCGCCTACACCCCGATTTTGCCGTACATGACCGCAGGCCTGGCGTTGGGCAAGTCTGAGGTTGGCCTGATCGCATCGGCTAACTACGCGGGATATCTGCTGGGTGCGCTGGCGGCTGCGTTACGGGGCTTGCCCGGTAATCCGCGTGGCTGGCTGCTCGGAGCGCTGGCGGCAAGCGGGTTGAGTACCTGTGCCATGGCCCTGACGACGGACCTGATGGTGTTTCTGCTGCTGCGTTTCTTGGGTGGAGCGGCCGGAGCGTTAGTGATGGTGTTCGCCTCCTCGCTCCTGATGGACCGGCTCGCGGCCGCCGGCCGCGATGGTTGGGCGGACCTGATCTATGCGGGTGTGGGGACGGGTATCGCGATTTCCTCGCTGGCGGTTCCAGCGTCAGCGTCAGGGATCGAGGACTGGCAAAGCCCGTGGCTGTTCTGTGGTGCTCTTTCCATTGCCCTGTCCGTTCCGGTCGCTGTGCTGTTGCGAGCCCCGTTGACACCTGCCTCGGTTTCTGTGGGATCAAGGGTAGGGCAGGGAGAACAGGGGATTCGTTCGCTCATTGTCGCCTACGGTTTGTCTGGATTTGGCTATGTCATCACTGCAACGTTCGTGTCTGACATGATGCGGATCGACCCCGTGCTGCGGCCCGCTGAAGACCTGGTCTGGCTTTGTGTCGGTTTGGCGGCGGCCCCGTCCGTCGTATTCTGGGGTTGGATAGGGCGCCGCTGGAGTATTCCGGGCGCTTTCGCGGCCGCCTGCCTGGTAGCGGCGGGCGGCGTCGCGATGAGCGTCTTGGTGGACGGAGTTTGGCCAGTGTTATTGGCGGCAGGCCTCCTTGGTGGGACGTTCGTAGGACTGACCGCGTTGGGACTCGTCAGCGTCCGGCGGATGTCCGTTGGCAATCCACGTCGAAATCTGGCGCTGATGACCGCGGCTTTCGGGCTAGGCCAAATGGTGGGGCCGACGTTTGCCGGCGTCCTCTACGATTCGTTAGGCAGCTATCAAGTGCCATCGCTCTTGGCCGCATTTGCACTCGTCGCTGCCGCCGTGTTGGAGGGCGGGCTGCCGCGCAGGCAAGGCACTGAATAG
- a CDS encoding fumarylacetoacetate hydrolase family protein, with amino-acid sequence MKLVRFGPRGREKPGLIDDEGNLRSLEKRVPDISSKVLSDKGLERLARINPARLPKVTGRPRIGVPVADIGKIVCIGLNYIDHAKEVGAAIPEEPIVFMKPTSALNGPNDIVEMPKGSKKSDWEIELGVVIGTAANNVPKSRALQHVAGYTVVNDVSEREWQIERGMTWDKGKGCDTFCPVGPWMVTRDEIRNPQRLNLWMDVNGKRMQDGNTSTMIFDVRTLVSYISKFMTLYPGDLIATGTPPGVGSGMKPPLFLKQDDVMEPGIEGLGAQRQKVRKWVAR; translated from the coding sequence ATGAAATTGGTGCGCTTCGGCCCGCGCGGCAGGGAAAAGCCCGGCTTGATTGATGACGAGGGCAACTTGCGCTCGCTGGAGAAACGGGTGCCCGACATCTCGTCGAAGGTGCTGTCCGACAAGGGGCTGGAGCGACTGGCCAGGATCAATCCGGCACGGCTTCCGAAGGTGACCGGCCGGCCGCGGATCGGGGTCCCGGTCGCCGACATCGGCAAGATCGTCTGCATCGGCCTCAACTACATCGATCACGCGAAGGAAGTCGGCGCCGCGATTCCGGAGGAGCCCATCGTCTTCATGAAACCCACCAGCGCGCTCAACGGGCCGAACGACATCGTCGAGATGCCGAAGGGCTCGAAGAAGTCGGACTGGGAGATCGAGCTTGGCGTGGTGATTGGCACCGCGGCGAACAACGTGCCCAAGAGCCGCGCGCTGCAGCACGTGGCCGGCTACACGGTCGTGAACGACGTGTCGGAACGCGAATGGCAGATCGAGCGCGGCATGACATGGGACAAGGGCAAGGGGTGCGACACGTTCTGCCCCGTTGGCCCGTGGATGGTCACGCGGGACGAGATCCGGAACCCGCAGCGCCTCAACCTCTGGATGGACGTCAACGGCAAGCGCATGCAGGACGGCAACACCAGCACGATGATCTTCGATGTCCGGACGCTGGTCTCCTACATCAGCAAGTTCATGACGCTCTACCCGGGAGATCTGATCGCGACGGGTACCCCGCCGGGGGTGGGCTCCGGCATGAAGCCGCCGCTGTTCCTGAAGCAGGACGACGTCATGGAGCCCGGCATCGAGGGACTGGGCGCGCAGCGCCAGAAGGTGCGGAAGTGGGTTGCCCGCTGA
- a CDS encoding AbrB/MazE/SpoVT family DNA-binding domain-containing protein, with protein MPEPLTTTVSTKGQVILPSAIRRALRWGPGTRLAVETTSGGVLLKPAPGFPETRPDEVFGRLAFHGSPRSLSEMEAGIAAEAKRRHAGD; from the coding sequence ATGCCGGAACCGCTCACCACTACCGTCTCGACCAAGGGCCAAGTCATCTTGCCCAGTGCGATTCGCCGGGCACTGCGCTGGGGCCCCGGAACGCGGCTTGCCGTCGAAACCACATCTGGGGGCGTGCTGCTGAAGCCGGCGCCAGGGTTCCCGGAGACCCGGCCGGACGAGGTGTTTGGCCGACTCGCCTTCCACGGCTCCCCCCGGTCCCTGTCGGAAATGGAGGCGGGCATTGCGGCGGAGGCGAAACGTCGGCATGCGGGCGATTGA
- a CDS encoding D-glycerate dehydrogenase produces MNRLSVLVHTWVPDDLRARLDDRFDADYHDVFADGLLEPEPLKERFRDKAGALLLGPYVGAEVFDACAGTLRVVANIAVGVDNIDVDAATRNGVLVTNTPGVLDAPVADMSMAMVLAVGRRLAEGDRYVRAGRFRTYPFQLLWSADIGGETLGIIGLGRIGKRVAARAQSFGMKVCYHNRNRLPDDEAAAHDVEWRSLSDLLVEARYVVLLCPLTPETRHLIGAPELARMRDDGFLINMARGPVVHEQALVEGLQKGEIAGAALDVYEFEPKVDSALWEMENVVLTPHIASATRTTRLAMIDLAARNLEAALTGGDVPTPVNPEVLKRSF; encoded by the coding sequence GTGAACCGCCTGTCCGTCCTTGTCCACACCTGGGTGCCCGACGACCTCCGGGCTCGGCTCGACGACCGGTTCGACGCGGACTACCACGACGTGTTCGCCGACGGCCTGCTAGAACCAGAGCCCCTGAAGGAGCGCTTCCGGGACAAGGCCGGGGCGCTGCTGCTGGGGCCGTACGTCGGCGCGGAGGTCTTCGATGCCTGTGCCGGCACCCTCCGGGTGGTCGCCAACATCGCGGTCGGAGTGGACAACATCGATGTCGATGCCGCCACGCGGAACGGCGTGCTGGTGACCAACACGCCGGGCGTGCTGGACGCGCCGGTCGCCGACATGAGCATGGCGATGGTCCTGGCGGTCGGCCGGCGTCTTGCGGAGGGCGACCGGTACGTTCGCGCCGGGCGCTTCCGCACCTATCCCTTCCAGTTGCTGTGGAGCGCCGACATCGGCGGCGAGACGCTTGGGATCATCGGCCTCGGGCGCATCGGCAAGCGGGTCGCCGCGCGGGCGCAGAGCTTCGGGATGAAGGTCTGCTACCACAACCGGAACCGTCTTCCGGATGACGAGGCGGCGGCGCACGACGTGGAGTGGCGGAGCCTGTCCGACCTGCTGGTGGAGGCGCGGTACGTGGTTCTCCTCTGCCCGCTCACACCGGAGACCCGCCACCTGATCGGGGCGCCGGAGCTCGCGCGGATGCGAGATGACGGGTTCTTGATCAACATGGCGCGGGGACCGGTCGTGCACGAGCAGGCGCTGGTGGAGGGGCTGCAGAAGGGGGAGATTGCGGGGGCCGCCCTCGACGTCTACGAGTTCGAGCCCAAGGTCGATTCCGCGCTGTGGGAGATGGAGAACGTGGTTCTCACGCCCCACATTGCGAGCGCCACGCGCACCACGCGTCTGGCGATGATCGACCTAGCTGCCCGCAACCTGGAAGCAGCCCTGACGGGTGGCGACGTCCCGACGCCCGTCAACCCCGAGGTACTGAAAAGGAGCTTCTGA